Part of the Canis aureus isolate CA01 chromosome 3, VMU_Caureus_v.1.0, whole genome shotgun sequence genome, gcctgcttcttctccctctgtctatgtctgcctctctctctttctgtttctcatgaatgaataaataaaatcttaaatatatatatatatatatatatatatatatatatatatatatatatatggagttAGAAATGTAGAGTGAGTGGAAAAGTGTCTCCAGGACTCAGCAAGCTCACTACGTCCTATTATGACCATGAAATGCGTGTCTTCCATCCGTGTGACACTGCATCATTCATTCAACGATAATGCTTTATTCATTCGAGGGAAACGGATCCCCCACCGGCTGCACGGCCAGGCAAGCTGCAGGAGTTAACCCCAAGCACTGCCGCCTGCCCCAGAAGCGGTTTGCAGGCAGCACACCCCCTTGCCCTGCTTCCACCAGACCTTGAACTGAATGACAGCGGACAGTAACACTTAGGGGCACAGTTCTCCCCTTGCAAAGGCTCCTTCCAAGTGTGGTCTTGGACCTGCACCCTGGGCATCCGTCACCTGCGAGCTCGTTAGAAATGCAGGTTCAGGCCTCCCGGCGCGGGGGTTGGGGCGAGGGAAGGATCGTGGGTCCCCACCCTCGCAAGGCGGGTGTGCGGCTGCAGCCGAATCTGGGGCGGGCCCCACGGCCCCTCATCCAAGGGCTGGCGAGCTCGTTGTCCACGGAACCCACTTCAGTAGCGGTCACCTGGCGGCCGCTACTACAACCTGTCCTTTCTCGGAGAAGGGGGCGCCCGCTCCCTCACCACGCACGGGGGGACAGTCACGCTCTGAGCAGCTCCTGCCACCTGCCCGGGAACGACCCTTCCTGGACCTGCCCAGGGAGGCACCAGGGTCTGAAAGACGCGGTTTTGCAGCTCCTTGCAGTTCCCCTCCAGGCCGCGGGGGGCACTAGTCATCCATTTCTTTCCCAGCTTCCTCTTGTCATTCAAATCCCGCGCCTCTCTTGCTCCTGGCGATGATCGGTCTCGCGAGATCTCTTGTAAACTTACAGAACCGGAAGTAGCGTGTGGCTCTCTTCCCTTCTGCGGCCATCGCTGAGGCGCTCGCAGGTGAGTTTTGGCGATGCGAGTGCAAGTAATCCGCGGCCATCCTTTCGCGGGCGCGGTGTCTTTTGACCCCAGAGGCCCGATACTCTTCCGGCGAACGAATAGCACCCAGGGAGAGCGGCTAGGATGATCTGGACCTGTTTTCCCGCTAGCTTGAGGGCCGCCGGACTCGGGAAGGGACGGGGAGAGGGGATTTGAGAACTCGGCATCGGCGCCTGGAGGGGAAGGGCTCTGTGCGGATGGAGAGAAGTCTAGTCGGGGTCGTTTCTTAAAGAATGGTCTCGAAATAGCTTTCTGTTGAAGCCGGGGGGCCTTCCAGGCCCCGCCTGCCCAAGAGGCGGCTTTTGGGACCCGGGATTTCCCAGGTTTGGGGACGGAGGAAACGCTGCACTTTGTCGGGAGCTCAGTGTCCTCTCACTCGAGTTCACAGCGTGTGGACGTTGTTGGTCTTTGCAAAGCATGACGTGCTAGTAGAGTGACTGAGTTTGTGGGTCCGGTTTGCTCTCACGCATGGAGGTGCGAATTGTCTTCACTTCCTCCGCCGGGATTTCGGAGTTTCGGAGGGTGTGACCTAGAACGGGTATGTTTGTGGAGGAAGCATCCCGGGAGAACGTGACCGTGTCCTGAGCTTGCTCACCCTCTCAAGGTGACGTTGCTGTGACCTGTCTGGAAACCGGACCACATCGTGCAATCATTTTAAGGGTTTTTAACGcgtcttttgctttttctctgcaGCCAACATGAAGTTCAATCCGTTTGTGACTTCTGACCGGAGCAAGAATCGTAAGCGGCATTTCAATGCGCCTTCCCACATTCGCAGGAAGATCATGTCTTCCCCGCTTTCCAAAGAGTTGAGGCAGAAGTACAACGTGCGGTCCATGCCCATCCGGAAGGATGACGAAGTGCAAGTGGGTGCAGTGATACAGGTCATCCTGGCGGATGTCCTGCACATCTGGCCTGGAAGAGGGATTGTGTTCGGGGAATGATGCACCAGAGCAGGGTTGCAACaggaaactgaaaaatgaaacggggggtggggggcgcccaggtggctcagtcggtgaagtgtctgccttccagctcaggtcacgatctccgggtcctgggatccaggcttATGTCCTACACCCTGCtcatctgggagtctgcttctccctctgaccctcaccCTGCTTGTACTGTCTCGCTGgcgctcttaaataaataaaatcttagaaaatctAACCGGAAAAAGTATTGATTGTTCCAAACGTCACAATGTGGACATAATTAATCAGAAGAGGAGAGATGATTCAGAGCCAGGGCATTTAATCAGAAGAGGAGAGATGATTCAGAGCCAGGGcattgccccctcccccagctttttttaagattttattcatgagagagccggggatatagagggagaagcagcctccatgcaaggagcccagtgtgggactcgatcctgggatcatgcctgaagCCAAATGCCAACACTCAtcccctgagccacgcaggcggcCTGCCCCAGGACATTACTTTGTGATGAGCTTTTCTTGGTGTGGTTGGTCACCAAAGATGCATTTGAGGACAATCTACAGAAGTCTGTCTGAATCAGAACCCAGATGCAGAAGCCCTAACTGAACAATAGTTTTAACGTGGTGGTATTACGTTTACTAGTAAATAACtcatcaaattggggatccctgggtggcgcagcggtttggcgcctgcctgtggcccagggcgcgatcctggagacccgggatcaaatcccatgtcgggctcccggtgcatggagcctgcttctccctctgcctatgtctctgcctctctctctctctctctctctctctctatcataaataaaataaaaattttaaaaaataactcatcaAATCAGTTTAAGTGAAGATCTTTGTGTTTTCTTAGCTGTAACCTGCAGCTGCTGTTGATAAGATTCAGGCAAGTCTCTAAAGCAGCTTGTCTGTCCCCAGTATTATTGGATGAGGTTAACgcccatttaaataaaaaaaaaaaaaaaaaagtccccagaTAGTGGTGTGGGTTGAGAACAGCCACTGGTTGTTACTGTGCTGGTGCCAGGATTGCCAGTGGATGCGGGAGGTAGTCTCTGTTTTCCAGATCTCTTAATGCGAGGAAATCTGCAGCTGTAAAGAACCATCTGTGCAGAAGCACTTTGTGTTGCTGCCTGACACATGTGATCACTAGGACTCCTGGGTAGGAAACTGAAACTTTGGGAAAGAATTGGTtcccaattttagtatatgtgctgccgaagcgagcacaaagAATTGGTTCCCATACGTATTTGCTGCTGCCAGCTCTGGCACTGAGTTGGACGTTTGAATGGGTTGTGGATTTAATTTTATGGCCTCTTGCTTCCTTCGAGATGAAGTAAAAGCTCCTTGTTGTCAACCTGCTATGAAAAGCTGAAGTGTGCTCGTTTTTAACCTTTTACCAAGCCCACTGCTGCTTATTGACCACCAGTTGATGGATGCGCTGTCCATCACTATACTTTGGTTTATTTGCAGGTTAAAGCCAGAGAGAATTACTGGCACGTTTCCGTTAACTGTTAAGTCTTTCAAGATTGAAAGGTCTTGCAGATCTGATGTTTATATGATTTGTAGCTTTCTTGGTTCACAAGGTTAATCTTAATATTtctggggtgttttttttttgtttttttaatttaggttGTGCGGGGACACTACAAAGGTCAGCAAATCGGCAAAGTAGTCCAGGTTTACAGGAAGAAGTATGTCATCTACATTGAACGAGTACAGCGAGAGAAGGCAAATGGCACAACTGTCCACGTGGGCATTCACCCTAGCAAGGTAGGTATTATTGAGAATACCTCAATAATAGAGGGTAGAGAAGGAAGTTCTCGGAAGTGTTAGCAAATGTGATAGCTTGTTTGCAGAGCCGTCCCAAAGAAATAGAATCCCTGATTTTAGAGGTTCTAGAacgcagtatttttttttccttttatcttttacaAACCCTTGTGTCAAGCGTGGACTTTCAGTAGATCGCGGGAAGGGAGCCACTCTGCTACATTCAAAACctcaacccagggatccctgggtggcgcagcagtttggcgcctgcctttggcccagggcgcgatcctggagacccggga contains:
- the RPL26 gene encoding large ribosomal subunit protein uL24 isoform X2, with the translated sequence MKFNPFVTSDRSKNRKRHFNAPSHIRRKIMSSPLSKELRQKYNVRSMPIRKDDEVQVVRGHYKGQQIGKVVQVYRKKYVIYIERVQREKANGTTVHVGIHPSKVVITRLKLDKDRKKILERKAKSRQVGKEKGKYKEETIEKMQE
- the RPL26 gene encoding large ribosomal subunit protein uL24 isoform X1, yielding MKFNPFVTSDRSKNRKRHFNAPSHIRRKIMSSPLSKELRQKYNVRSMPIRKDDEVQVGAVIQVVRGHYKGQQIGKVVQVYRKKYVIYIERVQREKANGTTVHVGIHPSKVVITRLKLDKDRKKILERKAKSRQVGKEKGKYKEETIEKMQE